ggaggagaaggacttggcttcacttggtgcgtccaagtggcgtcggttagcacgagaaagaaacgattgtcgcgttttgttaaagtcggccaaaatcgcgtaagcggtttcGCGCCAATTAAGTAGAAGAAGAAAGTTGTGTTTGCCAAGTTGATAATTTTCGAcatgaaattatcaaaaatcaacgcgaatttttACTTAACATACTTGaaactcgaaaaatattatACCAAAAATGAATGGACGGCAAAATTGCataaccagaatttttctaagaattctgactaaaaactataaaattttgatgaaaatttgttgaacttttcaaattttgtaccgCTATTATTGTGGGTAATGGTGGAATTTTAAAGAGAACTAAACCGACAAACATTACTCACCACAGCCATCTTTTTTACCATCAATTAACAGCAGCTCACTCAGCCACTCAAAGTTGAGCCGCTAGCAGTTGGGCATTATAAGTATGCAATTAGAAGCAAagagcatacatatttatttgtactATATAACGATTTTATacattactagcaaacccggccacactaaaatagaatagatatggcttagaacagaaaatatatggttttcatattatttatttctttattctttattcaagcgctttggcataaacaatattttttgtttttctatttgtttttgagtaaatataatatataaattgataatcaggaaaaaagaagattgtttttaaatttcaaatcaacgcatatgaataaacaatcgtcttttttcctgatcatccatgaatttttcgtttcaatttatatgttttattaagcattggagcttttttaaccattatccatttatatttttcaaaaacaaaaaaaaaacgaaaaaaattgttttttccacgaacacataatttcattcggatttcacattaaattctcaaaatttcgtaagaaattattcactgttccaaaatccactccaaaaaaattcacaaacaatttttacatgttgcacttacgttttttccttatggcatccaaatcagaaagaaatattgacacattgcaACTCAcattgacagttcagttccgccccaagcgttaaaaaagtaagcgacattatggctggttcaaaagaacgctgtacccgttgccagtgctccgaattgcaaccaaactttacgaaacccattttcaatacttacttaacaatgtgcgtaagtttggtttaattcggtgcaaagacacggcggggccacgttttggcatatatttcgagaccctagtcatcaataggtatgaaaattaccacgtattaaagcacttatcaacagctttcatttgatacccatattgtacatacacaaccaaaggttacccgggtccacgttttgacctatatctcgagaccccagtcatggagcggcatgaaatactctggactaaagcattcaccaacagcttccatttgatacccatattgtacatacacatccgaaggttacccgggtccacgttttgacctatatctcgagccctatttccaaaataaaatataatccatgttactcgtggatgatgtagctttcgaatggtgaaagaatttttaaaatcggtccagtagtttttgagcctattcattacaaacaaacaaagttttcctctttataatattagtatagatttgcTACAAAATGTTTACGTTGCAGGTGCTATTTTAACATGTCCTGTGCTCATTAataatgtatttaatatttttctgttttttccatttcatttcacttacaaatcattctattattatttcatatttcgtTACTTTTAATTTCGCTCTATTACAGTTCATCACTCAGCAGCGATTTCTCCTGTCATACTTCGAATGGCATTGTAAGTGATTTAGGTGGTACATCGTCCACGGATAGCTTCTCTGCTGGTGCAATGAACAATTCAAAACCCCATCACTTTTGCGATTTACACAATGAGATATTGCAGTATGTTTGCCAAACTTGCAAGATTCTGGTATGCCAAAGTTGCACTCTTTATGAGCACAAGGAGCATAATTACTATTCCGTACAAAGTTTCTGCGACGAATTGAAGGATGTAATTAAGAATGATCTTGAAAGTAGTAACACGGACAAGACATCTATTACGAGTAGTATTGACAGTACATCGAAATATCAACGGCTCGTCGAGCGTAACTGTGCTGAGCTGAGCGAAAATATACGCAAAGTCTCCAGACAATTTATAAAGACTATAGAGGATGTCGAAAGTTACTTATTGGAATCCGTTGAGAAATTGCGCCAACGCCGTTTGGCTATCTTAAATGATCAAATGGCCGGCTTAAAATCGGCTCCCGCTGGACTCTCTGAAACCATTGAAATGTTGCTAAAGATACCAGAGAATCGGTTAGGTATGGATCACATTGATATTTCGAAGAAGGTTTTGAATGCACAACGTCAACTTGAACAATTTTCTGCTATATCCAAAGATTTACATCCAAAATATGAGGAATATGTATTCATTCCACCAGACCGTAAACTTTTGCAAGATATCCTCAAGAAAGGCGTAATTGTACGAGTAAATGATAATAATACGAATGCGGTAAATGGTGCTGCTGTTATCGGTGGATCAGTCAGCGATTCCGGGGCAGTTGGTCCTCTGCCTAGCGCTAATGTGCCAGTTGCCGGTGTATCAATACCAATTAACACAAACCGTCGTTTCAATTGTGAGAATAGTTTCAACAGCATTCCTTCACCAATGTTGCCATTACGTAGTTGTAACGCTGGTGCCGTTGAAAGGGAGCTGGgcgtattgtgtaaaaatttacgTTTAAGTGCACCGCGCCACGCACCGGCTATAGCAACATTCACTGGACCTTTAAGATCTCGCTTTTCCAATACACCATCGCTATCATTTGCCACAGAGGGTCACGCTAATGGGCAAATTAGCCGCCCTTGGGGCTTGTGTGTTGATAAGCTGGGTCACATATTGATCTCCGACAGACGTAATAATCGTGTGCAAGTTTTTAATCCGGACGGTACACTGAAGTTTAAATTCGGCCGTAAAGGTTCTGGAAATGGAGAGTTTGATTTACCAGCAGGCATTTGTGTCGACATAGATAATCGCATAATTGTTGTTGATAAGGATAATCATCGCGTACAAATTTTCACTTCCACTGGTATCTATATATCGAAGTTCGGTAGCTTTGGCAAAGAGCGTGGGCAGTTCCAATATCCATGGGATGTGGCTGTAAATTCGCGACGTCAAATTGTTGTAACCGATTCACGTAATCATCGCATACAGCAGTTCAATTCTGAGGGTCGTTTCATACGTCAAGTCgttttcgaaattaattttcaaacaaaggatCCTGCTTCACCGCGCGGAGTTTGTTATACACCAACTGGTAACATTATAGTATCGGACTTCGATAATCATTGTCTATTTCTAATAAATCCAGAAAGCAGTACGGTGAGtagtatattttgtatatttatgtatgtgtggatatgTATTTGTAGTTATTTACTAttgtttttatgtacatacattttttagcaaaaacaaatttagaaaagtTAGAATTTAAGACTTAACTACTTTATGCAAATGGATTTTCAGATTTTGTCATCTAAAGGACAAGAAGGTGATGGAGTCCAAGAGTTTAATGGTCCTTCCGGAATTTGCTGCGACGACGATGGACGCATTATTATTGCAGATTCTAAAAATCAACGTATCGTTGTTTACAATTCAATCTTAGAACATCTATGGAACGTAAGTAGAAGAGatcaattttacaaattttattagaaaataagaACGTTGTGTATTACTTGTTAGACAAGAAATACTGGTATTGTGAATGAAACCAGTCAAGAAATACACTCAGTTTCACGAACTTTGAATTATTCATTCAATTAACACAGCACAAAAATTACCGATGAATAtgctgaaattttataaaaaaatgcacagaAATACAAAGACTGTTAGTGAAAGTATGTCAGTGATGTACTACATAAGTATAGCAACAGCTAAATATAACCAAAGCAATGACATttatttcgaaattcaaaaccaAATACCGCTTAAGACCATCGCTCGAGACCTTCTAATGACATCTGAAAAGCATTTTGCGAGTTAGGCACAGGAAGTCGTCTACTAGACATGTTGGATGATATATATTTCAGAAAACAAAGAGAAATCCGCACAGCAGCCATTTGAACAAACAGGCATTAACCACCAGAGTCCGAGCGTTCCCacacggatttatatccggccaaggactctcACTCCAGCAGCGTTCTCAATACAagtacggggaatgtttatgctgctccaacaacaacaaccagatTCGGAGAAGCCCCTCACATAAGAACCTCGTTATGCTAGTTACTCTATTATCCAGAATAGATCCCTATATACAAATCTACTTATATTCTGTATGTGAAGAAGGCCCTCACGACTTTTAATACCGTTTCATATGATCTCTCATGCCCTCTTATACGTCGTTTGCAGTATCTCTCCTCGCCTATCATCTAACTGTAGAAtcccttgctttattttcaataaagtttttaaagggtgttttttttagaggttaggttttcaagttggcactacttttttcgtagatggtctttttgacagctgtcacttgatttatgctcagtttggttttccatttcataatgaatagacttacacctgaacaacgtttgcaaatcgtgcaaatttattacgaaaataatggttcggttcgcgcgacgcatcacaagaaaattttgttcagcgatgaagctcacttttggttgaatgggtatgtcaataagcaaaactgtcgcatttggagtgaatataatccacaagccattgctgagacgccgttacatcctcaaaaagtcactgtttggtgtgctctatgggcagaaggaatcattggtccatatttctttaaaaatgaagccggccataatgttacagtcaatggagagcgctatagagccatgattaatgactttttcgtgcctgaattggacgatgttgatgtggacgacctttggttccaacaagacggcgctacatgccatacagccaacgcaacgaatgatttattgaaggaaacttttggtgagcgcattatctcgcgccgtgggcCTGGGGCGTGGCCTCCaaaatcgtgcgatataacaccgctggactatttcttgtggggctatgtgaagtcgcttgtctacgcagataagcccgagacgattgacgtcttggaagagaatattcggcgcgttattgctgacatacggcctcaattgctgcaaaaagtggtcgaaaattgggcctctcggctggaatttattcgagccagccgcggcggccacttgcccgaaatcatttttaaaacataatggcaaacccttatctttataataaagctaaattcttggccaaaacattaaattatatacgttttatttcatcttgaaaacctaacctctaaaaaaaacaccctttactataAATTCTTACATAGGTATATTATAACTGAAAACACAGATATGTAATGATACTTCTGATACAATCTAGTGGTCATATTCTCCCTATATGTTTTTTCTGTTCGCTATGCTTTACGATTAACAATATTTTCTCTTTCAGATTGAAATACGTCCATCGAGAAATCCTTCGATGCCGCGAAATATCGGCGAAAAAGATCGAGCTTGCGACGTTTCTCTTATGCCTGATGGTCGAATTGTTTTTCTGATCGAGTTGTCACCTGATACCAAAGAGGACTCCAATCCTTCTAAAAGATTTGTATacgttttttaattatagtttcTAATATCACATACCGCATCAAACGACACCATTGAGTAACAAGCCAAAACATATTGTTCTtctactaattaaaaaaaacttaattaaaaaaaattgatgtgaAAAATTAACAACTACTATTGGGACAACATCGAACCGCACCCCATAAATTCCAAGAGGAGTTCGGCCAGGAAAGGGTGTAGGTCCCAATTAgggtcataataaaaaaaaaacaggagtCAACACTGGAGTTGCGCCATTAAATGTCCTTCCAGGGAAGAAGTAAGCTATAAAAGATAGT
The sequence above is drawn from the Anastrepha obliqua isolate idAnaObli1 chromosome 4, idAnaObli1_1.0, whole genome shotgun sequence genome and encodes:
- the LOC129245331 gene encoding protein wech-like yields the protein MNNSKPHHFCDLHNEILQYVCQTCKILVCQSCTLYEHKEHNYYSVQSFCDELKDVIKNDLESSNTDKTSITSSIDSTSKYQRLVERNCAELSENIRKVSRQFIKTIEDVESYLLESVEKLRQRRLAILNDQMAGLKSAPAGLSETIEMLLKIPENRLGMDHIDISKKVLNAQRQLEQFSAISKDLHPKYEEYVFIPPDRKLLQDILKKGVIVRVNDNNTNAVNGAAVIGGSVSDSGAVGPLPSANVPVAGVSIPINTNRRFNCENSFNSIPSPMLPLRSCNAGAVERELGVLCKNLRLSAPRHAPAIATFTGPLRSRFSNTPSLSFATEGHANGQISRPWGLCVDKLGHILISDRRNNRVQVFNPDGTLKFKFGRKGSGNGEFDLPAGICVDIDNRIIVVDKDNHRVQIFTSTGIYISKFGSFGKERGQFQYPWDVAVNSRRQIVVTDSRNHRIQQFNSEGRFIRQVVFEINFQTKDPASPRGVCYTPTGNIIVSDFDNHCLFLINPESSTILSSKGQEGDGVQEFNGPSGICCDDDGRIIIADSKNQRIVVYNSILEHLWNIEIRPSRNPSMPRNIGEKDRACDVSLMPDGRIVFLIELSPDTKEDSNPSKRFVYVF